A stretch of DNA from Nitrospira sp. KM1:
GTAGTCGTCGCCGGTTAACGAAGGGGATAAGACAAGAAACGCGCCGCCGCCGATGAGGACGAGGACGATAAGAAACACCACCACACGGGTTAAGGACACTCCATTTCTCCACGGCCATCAGATGCAGGCAAGTGTGATCATCTTACCGGATCAAATGGCCGAAATCTACAAGCCCGCGTCCCCACAGGGTTTTTTGGTTTCTTTCTCATGGGATTCTTAATGAGGATGGGATTTCAACCCGGTATAATCCGCCACGCTCATCCGATGTCCGAAGCACTGACGTGACGGCGCAACCTTCTACCGTGAGTTCCGTTCGCTGGCTGATCCTGGGGCTGCTATTCCTCACCAGCGTGGTCACATACATCGACCGCGTGAACATCTCCGTCACCGCCAGGCAGATGATGCCTGCATTCGGGTTGACCGACCAGCAGATGGGCTGGGTCTTTTCGGCCTTTGTCGCCGGGTACGCATTGTTTCAGCTTCCCGGAGGCTGGCTGGCCGACCGGTATGGGCCGCGAAAAATCCTGACCGGCGCGCTCCTCTGGTGGTCGTTCTGTTCCGCCTTCACAGCCATTGCCGCGGTTTCTCCGCTGGCAGAGTGGGTGGGGCTCCTGGGGGCCCTTGTCGCCGCGCGCTTTGCGCTCGGCGTCGGAGAGGCAGTGGCCCTCCCCTGTTTCAATCGCACCGTGGCGAATTGGATGCCGGCAGACGCGCGGGGGATCGGCATCGGCATCGCGATAGGAGGGATCGGCCTTGGATCGGCCGTCACGCCCCCGGTCGCCGCCTGGGTCATGGTGAACTGGAGATGGCAAACCGTTTTCTATCTCTCCGCTCTGATCGGCCTGCTCATGGCTGCTCTCTGGTGGTCGCTGGCGCGCGATAGTCCCCATCTCCATCCCTGGGTGAAGAACGAAGCGGCGGCGCGTCCACGCACCGTCCGAGTTCCGTCCACGGCGCATTGGAAAATACTCTTGGGCAACAGGACTGTCTGGTGGCTGGTCCTCAGCTATACCTGCCTCGGCTATGTCGCCTACCTGTATCTGTCGTGGTTTTATCTTTACCTCGTGAACGTCCGGGGTTTTGGAGTTCTGCAGGGAGGGATGTTCGCGTCGGCTCCCTTTCTCGCCATCTTGGTCGGGTGTCCGGCAGGTGGATGGGCGACGGACCGGTTGGCCGAGAAATATGGAATCACGATCGGCCGCGCGATCGCCGGAGCCTCAGGCATGGCGTCGGCAGGCTTGGCTATCACCTTGGGAGCCTACGCCGACTCGCCATTTCTGGCGATCGGCAGCCTGTCGGTGGGAGCCGGCTGCTTATATTTTTCCGTCGGCGCCTATTGGGCCTCGACGACGGACCTTTCCAAGGACCATGCAGGGACGTTGTCGGGACTCATGAACACCGGTGCCAATCTCGGAGGCGTCATCTCGCCGACCGTGACGCCATGGATAGCAGGGACATGGGGATGGCCTGCATCACTGGCGACTGCCGGCGCGGTCGCCCTCCTGGGCGCCGCATTGTGGAGCCGGATCAAGCCGGGAGATCCGCTTTTCGCCAGAGATGGCGTGGCCGACACCTCGAACAAACCGCAGCCATCCAT
This window harbors:
- a CDS encoding MFS transporter, translating into MTAQPSTVSSVRWLILGLLFLTSVVTYIDRVNISVTARQMMPAFGLTDQQMGWVFSAFVAGYALFQLPGGWLADRYGPRKILTGALLWWSFCSAFTAIAAVSPLAEWVGLLGALVAARFALGVGEAVALPCFNRTVANWMPADARGIGIGIAIGGIGLGSAVTPPVAAWVMVNWRWQTVFYLSALIGLLMAALWWSLARDSPHLHPWVKNEAAARPRTVRVPSTAHWKILLGNRTVWWLVLSYTCLGYVAYLYLSWFYLYLVNVRGFGVLQGGMFASAPFLAILVGCPAGGWATDRLAEKYGITIGRAIAGASGMASAGLAITLGAYADSPFLAIGSLSVGAGCLYFSVGAYWASTTDLSKDHAGTLSGLMNTGANLGGVISPTVTPWIAGTWGWPASLATAGAVALLGAALWSRIKPGDPLFARDGVADTSNKPQPSIRE